From a region of the Tachysurus fulvidraco isolate hzauxx_2018 chromosome 5, HZAU_PFXX_2.0, whole genome shotgun sequence genome:
- the LOC113643037 gene encoding membrane-associated guanylate kinase, WW and PDZ domain-containing protein 3 isoform X3 has translation MSKALKRKKHWATKVRECAVSWGGAGEFGSVVELLGGAEHGLFPFLGHMDLDALVCHVGSLPYYGDVLLEVNGTPVSGLTNRDTHAVIRHFREPIRIKTVKPGKVLNTDLRHYLSLQFQKGSLDHKLQQVIRDNLYLRTIPCTTRLPREGEVPGVDYNFISVSDFRILEESGLLLESGTYDGNYYGTPKPPAEPNLVQPDLVDQVLFEEEFGTEVQRKRTTSVSKMDRNDSVVPEEEDDDERPALPNGLPEGSEEWRRPVPSYTQSNSSSSVTRGGGSSSSELVRTWSSLSRDDSLEPLPYNWEMAYTETGMVYFIDHNTKSTTWLDPRLVKKAKPPEKCEDGELPYGWEEIEDAQYGTYYVDHINQRTQFENPVVEAKKKLAQEAAAVAQSQKGAAPAPGGEGGTPGFTRDPTQLKGELYHTALKKSTQGFGFTIIGGDRTDEFLQVKNVLADGPAAQDNKMSSGDVIVEINGTLVLGKTHNDVVQMFQCIPISQYVDMVLCRGYSLPPDVQEDNEDLPPPPPPPPSAGEVVTAVPLINGQPLLVKGDALNASSQELHYLTTDASGRPIVAALPNIPNANDERPEGGMLQPELVTVPLVKGPGGFGFAIADSPLGQKVKMILDAQWCRDLLKGDVIKEINRQNVQTLSHAQVVDILKELPVGSEVNLLVLRGGQTSPVKSLRPQRQEISASLETLDQCHDVGAPQALTYYSSTLPCSSPRRDITLRQSKPKGPVNDSAQRVPQYKELDVFIKRDQETGFGFRVLGGEGPDQPVYIGAIIPQGAAEKDGRLRAGDELMAIDSIIIRGKSHKQVLDLMTNAARNGQVLLTVCRKVIYRDISDDEGARNLAPVLMNGSPKTPHVQVPSVLDHKPMDITLHRKDNEGFGFVILTSKSKPPPGVIPHKIGRIIEGSPAERCCLLNVGDRISAVNGCSIIELSHSDIVQLIKDAGNAVTLSVVPEDEYKGPPSAASSAKQSPALQHRTMKSSAQEERYNFDPEEIRDELVWAEYKMITEKEKETLCGTSSKQGCILVELDRGPRGFGFSLRGGTEYNMGLYILRLAEDGPALQDGRIQVGDQIVEINGEPTQGISHTRAIELIQAGGNKVLLLLRPGQGLVTDTSPEALDTVVSSPLNIQDDVFLKEQLPSETSAFSFSSPLAQPSSHPLSMKKRQNRDRRNHSSLSPNPAKSRSRLYSHPKGNGKARSTKPQNSASPSTKESIHNKRSKSRENNIDSENKEKKLNGPSNTKDDLPHCSQDPIMHKKSSKRQPSCTKSHKESNQEREGNGDEKCSKTSFRREERNDSTERVVRDCSRGRQRTKKREGRNRKNAETNGREEVEKAGEETEENLKLRSMIRQNKQPEDMEKDQDTSKSTVQKSPSHHKHLKKDDKLQQRKSKELQSNSKRKKQGKETDIWVDDIVIQKEDQNECEDELTMPHAPDQNNQWTIPSFARILTHEEVLQDLYG, from the exons GTACAACTCGTCTACCCAGAGAAGGAGAAGTTCCTGGAGTGGATTACAACTTCATCAGTGTAAGTGACTTCAGGATCTTGGAGGAGAGTGGATTACTGCTGGAGAGTGGAACTTATGATG GAAACTACTATGGCACACCCAAACCCCCTGCAGAGCCCAACTTGGTTCAGCCTGATCTGGTTGACCAGGTGTTATTTGAGGAAGAATTTGGCACAGAAGTTCAGCGCAAGCGTACCACCTCTGTCAGCAAGATGGACCGCAATGACAGTGTTGTCCCTGAGGAGGAAGACGATGACGAGCGGCCAGCGCTACCAAATGGCcttccag agggaAGTGAGGAATGGAGGAGGCCGGTGCCCAGCTACACTCAGTctaacagcagcagcagtgtcaCTCGTGGAGGTGGCAGCAGCAGTAGTGAGCTTGTTCGCACCTGGAGTTCTCTCTCCAGAGACGACAGCCTTGAACCTTTACCATACAACTGGGAGATGGCCTACACTGAAACGGGCATGGTCTACTTCATTGA TCATAACACAAAATCTACAACATGGCTGGACCCTCGTCTTGTCAAGAAGGCTAAACCGCCTGAAAAGTGTGAGGATGGAG AGCTACCATACGGCTGGGAGGAGATTGAGGACGCACAATATGGCACATACTACGTTGA TCACATAAACCAAAGAACCCAATTCGAGAATCCAGTTGTAGAAGCAAAGAAGAAACTTGCGCAGGAGGCTGCAGCTGTAGCACAGAGCCAAAAGGGGGCAGCACCTGCTCCAG GTGGTGAAGGGGGAACTCCAGGATTCACTCGTGACCCCACTCAGCTGAAGGGCGAGTTATATCACACAGCTTTGAAAAAGAGCACTCAGGGTTTTGGCTTCACAATAATCGGAGGAGACCGAACTGATGAGTTCTTGCAGGTGAAGAATGTCCTTGCAGATGGACCAGCTGCACAAGACAACAAGATGTCCTCTG GTGATGTAATTGTGGAGATCAACGGCACACTGGTCCTTGGTAAGACCCACAATGACGTGGTGCAGATGTTTCAGTGCATCCCCATCAGCCAGTATGTGGATATGGTCTTGTGTCGTGGCTACTCCCTGCCTCCAGATGTACAGGAAGATAATGAAGAccttcctcctccaccacctcctcctccctcaGCTGGTGAAGTGGTAACAGCTGTGCCCCTTATCAATGGGCAGCCACTGCTAGTGAAGGGCGATGCTTTGAATGCTTCGTCCCAGGAGCTCCACTACCTCACTACTGATGCTAGTGGGAGGCCTATTGTGGCAGCGCTACCCAACATTCCTAATGCTAATGATGAGAGGCCTGAGGGTGGAATGCTGCAGCCAGAGCTGGTCACTGTGCCCCTTGTAAAAGGCCCGGGCGGGTTTGGATTTGCTATTGCTGACAGTCCGCTGGGCCAGAAGGTGAAGATGATCCTGGACGCACAGTGGTGCCGTGACTTGCTTAAGGGGGACGTCATCAAGGAGATCAACAGGCAGAATGTACAGACATTGAGCCATGCACAGGTGGTGGACATACTCAAAGAGCTTCCTGTGGGAAGTGAGGTCAACCTGCTGGTGCTCAGAGGAG GTCAGACTTCACCAGTGAAAAGTCTTAGACCT CAGAGACAGGAAATAAGTGCCAGTCTAGAGACTTTGGACCAGTGCCATGATGTTGGAGCCCCCCAAGCACTAACTTATTATTCAAGTACGTTGCCCTGTAGCTCCCCGAGACGAGACATCACCCTCCGACAGAGCAAGCCCAAGGGCCCTGTAAATGATTCTGCACAGAGAG TGCCTCAGTATAAAGAGCTGGATGTGTTCATAAAGCGAGATCAGGAGACAGGATTTGGCTTCCGGGTGCTTGGAGGAGAAGGGCCTGATCAGCCA GTATACATAGGTGCCATCATTCCCCAGGGAGCCGCAGAGAAAGATGGCCGTCTGCGTGCAGGGGATGAGCTGATGGCCATTGATAGCATCATAATAAGGGGCAAATCCCACAAGCAAGTGCTGGATCTGATGACCAATGCAGCTCGCAATGGACAGGTGCTGCTCACTGTGTGCCGTAAAGTCATCTACAGGG ATATATCTGATGACGAAGGGGCACGGAACCTGGCTCCGGTGTTAATGAATGGTTCTCCAAAAACACCACATGTCCAAGTCCCAAGTGTCTTGGACCATAAACCGATGGATATTACACTCCATCGCAAAGACAACGAAGGCTTTGGCTTTGTCATTCTCACTTCCAAAAGCAAACCCCCACCTGGAG TGATCCCTCATAAGATTGGCCGCATCATCGAGGGCAGTCCAGCTGAGAGATGCTGTCTGTTAAATGTGGGTGACCGTATCTCTGCTGTTAATGGCTGCTCCATCATTGAGCTCTCTCACAGCGACATTGTGCAGCTTATTAAAGATGCCGGCAATGCTGTCACGCTCTCTGTAGTTCCCGAGGATG AATACAAAGGCCCACCCTCAGCAGCCAGCTCAGCCAAACAGAGTCCAGCTCTACAGCACAGGACAATGAAATCCAGCGCACAGGAGGAGAG ATATAATTTTGATCCGGAGGAGATCAGGGATGAGCTGGTCTGGGCCGAATATAAAATGATTAccgagaaagaaaaagaaacgcTTTGTGGAACAAGCTCAAAACAG gGTTGTATTCTTGTGGAGTTAGACCGTGGCCCACGTGGTTTTGGGTTCAGTCTGAGAGGAGGGACAGAGTATAACATGGGCCTCTACATCCTGCGATTAGCTGAAGATGGCCCTGCGCTTCAGGATGGCAGGATTCAG GTTGGAGATCAAATAGTAGAAATCAATGGTGAGCCCACGCAGGGTATCAGTCACACCAGAGCCATTGAACTTATCCAGGCTGGTGGAAACAAAGTACTGCTGCTCCTGAGACCCGGACAGGGACTTGTGACTGACACCA GCCCTGAAGCACTAGATACAGTGGTCTCTTCACCTCTAAACATTCAAGATGACGTTTTCCTCAAAGAACAACTGCCATCTGAAACCTCAGCCTTTTCATTCTCCTCACCTCTTGCTCAGCCTTCCTCACATCCATTATCCATGAAGAAGAGACAGAATAGAGACAGGAGGAATCATTCTTCCCTCTCTCCAAACCCTGCCAAGTCCAGGTCCAGACTTTATTCTCATCCAAAAGGCAATGGCAAAGCCAGGAGCACTAAACCTCAAAACTCTGCTTCTCCTTCAACTAAAGAATCAATACATAACAAGAGAAGTAAGTCTAGAGAAAATAATATTGActctgaaaataaagaaaagaaacttaATGGTCCATCTAATACCAAAGATGATCTACCACACTGCTCACAAGATCCCATCATGCACAAGAAGTCCAGTAAACGCCAACCAAGCTGCACGAAAAGTCACAAAGAGTCAAATCAGGAAAGGGAGGGCAATGGAGACGAAAAATGCTCAAAGACATCATTCCGAAGGGAGGAAAGGAATGATAGTACTGAGAGGGTAGTAAGGGATTGCTCGAGAGGAAGGCAGAGAACGAAGAAGAGAGAGGGCAGAAACAGAAAGAATGCTGAAACAAATGGACGAGAAGAGGTGGAGAAGGCTGGGGAAGAGACAGAAGAAAACCTGAAGCTGAGAAGCATGATAAGACAGAACAAGCAACCAGAGGACATGGAGAAAGACCAAGACACCAGCAAATCCACAGTACAAAAAAGCCCGAGTCAtcataaacatctaaaaaaagaCGACAAGCTACAGCAAAGAAAGAGTAAAGAACTACAAAGTAAttcaaagagaaagaaacagggTAAAGAAACGGATATATGGGTAGATGACATAGTAATACAAAAAGAGGATCAGAATGAATGTGAGGATGAGCTGACCATGCCACATGCACCAGATCAAAATAACCAATGGACCATACCCAGCTTTGCACGCATATTAACTCATGAAGAGGTCCTGCAGGATTTGTATGGGTAA
- the LOC113643037 gene encoding membrane-associated guanylate kinase, WW and PDZ domain-containing protein 3 isoform X4 — translation MSKALKRKKHWATKVRECAVSWGGAGEFGSVVELLGGAEHGLFPFLGHMDLDALVCHVGSLPYYGDVLLEVNGTPVSGLTNRDTHAVIRHFREPIRIKTVKPGKVLNTDLRHYLSLQFQKGSLDHKLQQVIRDNLYLRTIPCTTRLPREGEVPGVDYNFISVSDFRILEESGLLLESGTYDGNYYGTPKPPAEPNLVQPDLVDQVLFEEEFGTEVQRKRTTSVSKMDRNDSVVPEEEDDDERPALPNGLPEGSEEWRRPVPSYTQSNSSSSVTRGGGSSSSELVRTWSSLSRDDSLEPLPYNWEMAYTETGMVYFIDHNTKSTTWLDPRLVKKAKPPEKCEDGELPYGWEEIEDAQYGTYYVDHINQRTQFENPVVEAKKKLAQEAAAVAQSQKGAAPAPGGEGGTPGFTRDPTQLKGELYHTALKKSTQGFGFTIIGGDRTDEFLQVKNVLADGPAAQDNKMSSGDVIVEINGTLVLGKTHNDVVQMFQCIPISQYVDMVLCRGYSLPPDVQEDNEDLPPPPPPPPSAGEVVTAVPLINGQPLLVKGDALNASSQELHYLTTDASGRPIVAALPNIPNANDERPEGGMLQPELVTVPLVKGPGGFGFAIADSPLGQKVKMILDAQWCRDLLKGDVIKEINRQNVQTLSHAQVVDILKELPVGSEVNLLVLRGGQTSPVKSLRPRQEISASLETLDQCHDVGAPQALTYYSSTLPCSSPRRDITLRQSKPKGPVNDSAQRVPQYKELDVFIKRDQETGFGFRVLGGEGPDQPVYIGAIIPQGAAEKDGRLRAGDELMAIDSIIIRGKSHKQVLDLMTNAARNGQVLLTVCRKVIYRDISDDEGARNLAPVLMNGSPKTPHVQVPSVLDHKPMDITLHRKDNEGFGFVILTSKSKPPPGVIPHKIGRIIEGSPAERCCLLNVGDRISAVNGCSIIELSHSDIVQLIKDAGNAVTLSVVPEDEYKGPPSAASSAKQSPALQHRTMKSSAQEERYNFDPEEIRDELVWAEYKMITEKEKETLCGTSSKQGCILVELDRGPRGFGFSLRGGTEYNMGLYILRLAEDGPALQDGRIQVGDQIVEINGEPTQGISHTRAIELIQAGGNKVLLLLRPGQGLVTDTSPEALDTVVSSPLNIQDDVFLKEQLPSETSAFSFSSPLAQPSSHPLSMKKRQNRDRRNHSSLSPNPAKSRSRLYSHPKGNGKARSTKPQNSASPSTKESIHNKRSKSRENNIDSENKEKKLNGPSNTKDDLPHCSQDPIMHKKSSKRQPSCTKSHKESNQEREGNGDEKCSKTSFRREERNDSTERVVRDCSRGRQRTKKREGRNRKNAETNGREEVEKAGEETEENLKLRSMIRQNKQPEDMEKDQDTSKSTVQKSPSHHKHLKKDDKLQQRKSKELQSNSKRKKQGKETDIWVDDIVIQKEDQNECEDELTMPHAPDQNNQWTIPSFARILTHEEVLQDLYG, via the exons GTACAACTCGTCTACCCAGAGAAGGAGAAGTTCCTGGAGTGGATTACAACTTCATCAGTGTAAGTGACTTCAGGATCTTGGAGGAGAGTGGATTACTGCTGGAGAGTGGAACTTATGATG GAAACTACTATGGCACACCCAAACCCCCTGCAGAGCCCAACTTGGTTCAGCCTGATCTGGTTGACCAGGTGTTATTTGAGGAAGAATTTGGCACAGAAGTTCAGCGCAAGCGTACCACCTCTGTCAGCAAGATGGACCGCAATGACAGTGTTGTCCCTGAGGAGGAAGACGATGACGAGCGGCCAGCGCTACCAAATGGCcttccag agggaAGTGAGGAATGGAGGAGGCCGGTGCCCAGCTACACTCAGTctaacagcagcagcagtgtcaCTCGTGGAGGTGGCAGCAGCAGTAGTGAGCTTGTTCGCACCTGGAGTTCTCTCTCCAGAGACGACAGCCTTGAACCTTTACCATACAACTGGGAGATGGCCTACACTGAAACGGGCATGGTCTACTTCATTGA TCATAACACAAAATCTACAACATGGCTGGACCCTCGTCTTGTCAAGAAGGCTAAACCGCCTGAAAAGTGTGAGGATGGAG AGCTACCATACGGCTGGGAGGAGATTGAGGACGCACAATATGGCACATACTACGTTGA TCACATAAACCAAAGAACCCAATTCGAGAATCCAGTTGTAGAAGCAAAGAAGAAACTTGCGCAGGAGGCTGCAGCTGTAGCACAGAGCCAAAAGGGGGCAGCACCTGCTCCAG GTGGTGAAGGGGGAACTCCAGGATTCACTCGTGACCCCACTCAGCTGAAGGGCGAGTTATATCACACAGCTTTGAAAAAGAGCACTCAGGGTTTTGGCTTCACAATAATCGGAGGAGACCGAACTGATGAGTTCTTGCAGGTGAAGAATGTCCTTGCAGATGGACCAGCTGCACAAGACAACAAGATGTCCTCTG GTGATGTAATTGTGGAGATCAACGGCACACTGGTCCTTGGTAAGACCCACAATGACGTGGTGCAGATGTTTCAGTGCATCCCCATCAGCCAGTATGTGGATATGGTCTTGTGTCGTGGCTACTCCCTGCCTCCAGATGTACAGGAAGATAATGAAGAccttcctcctccaccacctcctcctccctcaGCTGGTGAAGTGGTAACAGCTGTGCCCCTTATCAATGGGCAGCCACTGCTAGTGAAGGGCGATGCTTTGAATGCTTCGTCCCAGGAGCTCCACTACCTCACTACTGATGCTAGTGGGAGGCCTATTGTGGCAGCGCTACCCAACATTCCTAATGCTAATGATGAGAGGCCTGAGGGTGGAATGCTGCAGCCAGAGCTGGTCACTGTGCCCCTTGTAAAAGGCCCGGGCGGGTTTGGATTTGCTATTGCTGACAGTCCGCTGGGCCAGAAGGTGAAGATGATCCTGGACGCACAGTGGTGCCGTGACTTGCTTAAGGGGGACGTCATCAAGGAGATCAACAGGCAGAATGTACAGACATTGAGCCATGCACAGGTGGTGGACATACTCAAAGAGCTTCCTGTGGGAAGTGAGGTCAACCTGCTGGTGCTCAGAGGAG GTCAGACTTCACCAGTGAAAAGTCTTAGACCT AGACAGGAAATAAGTGCCAGTCTAGAGACTTTGGACCAGTGCCATGATGTTGGAGCCCCCCAAGCACTAACTTATTATTCAAGTACGTTGCCCTGTAGCTCCCCGAGACGAGACATCACCCTCCGACAGAGCAAGCCCAAGGGCCCTGTAAATGATTCTGCACAGAGAG TGCCTCAGTATAAAGAGCTGGATGTGTTCATAAAGCGAGATCAGGAGACAGGATTTGGCTTCCGGGTGCTTGGAGGAGAAGGGCCTGATCAGCCA GTATACATAGGTGCCATCATTCCCCAGGGAGCCGCAGAGAAAGATGGCCGTCTGCGTGCAGGGGATGAGCTGATGGCCATTGATAGCATCATAATAAGGGGCAAATCCCACAAGCAAGTGCTGGATCTGATGACCAATGCAGCTCGCAATGGACAGGTGCTGCTCACTGTGTGCCGTAAAGTCATCTACAGGG ATATATCTGATGACGAAGGGGCACGGAACCTGGCTCCGGTGTTAATGAATGGTTCTCCAAAAACACCACATGTCCAAGTCCCAAGTGTCTTGGACCATAAACCGATGGATATTACACTCCATCGCAAAGACAACGAAGGCTTTGGCTTTGTCATTCTCACTTCCAAAAGCAAACCCCCACCTGGAG TGATCCCTCATAAGATTGGCCGCATCATCGAGGGCAGTCCAGCTGAGAGATGCTGTCTGTTAAATGTGGGTGACCGTATCTCTGCTGTTAATGGCTGCTCCATCATTGAGCTCTCTCACAGCGACATTGTGCAGCTTATTAAAGATGCCGGCAATGCTGTCACGCTCTCTGTAGTTCCCGAGGATG AATACAAAGGCCCACCCTCAGCAGCCAGCTCAGCCAAACAGAGTCCAGCTCTACAGCACAGGACAATGAAATCCAGCGCACAGGAGGAGAG ATATAATTTTGATCCGGAGGAGATCAGGGATGAGCTGGTCTGGGCCGAATATAAAATGATTAccgagaaagaaaaagaaacgcTTTGTGGAACAAGCTCAAAACAG gGTTGTATTCTTGTGGAGTTAGACCGTGGCCCACGTGGTTTTGGGTTCAGTCTGAGAGGAGGGACAGAGTATAACATGGGCCTCTACATCCTGCGATTAGCTGAAGATGGCCCTGCGCTTCAGGATGGCAGGATTCAG GTTGGAGATCAAATAGTAGAAATCAATGGTGAGCCCACGCAGGGTATCAGTCACACCAGAGCCATTGAACTTATCCAGGCTGGTGGAAACAAAGTACTGCTGCTCCTGAGACCCGGACAGGGACTTGTGACTGACACCA GCCCTGAAGCACTAGATACAGTGGTCTCTTCACCTCTAAACATTCAAGATGACGTTTTCCTCAAAGAACAACTGCCATCTGAAACCTCAGCCTTTTCATTCTCCTCACCTCTTGCTCAGCCTTCCTCACATCCATTATCCATGAAGAAGAGACAGAATAGAGACAGGAGGAATCATTCTTCCCTCTCTCCAAACCCTGCCAAGTCCAGGTCCAGACTTTATTCTCATCCAAAAGGCAATGGCAAAGCCAGGAGCACTAAACCTCAAAACTCTGCTTCTCCTTCAACTAAAGAATCAATACATAACAAGAGAAGTAAGTCTAGAGAAAATAATATTGActctgaaaataaagaaaagaaacttaATGGTCCATCTAATACCAAAGATGATCTACCACACTGCTCACAAGATCCCATCATGCACAAGAAGTCCAGTAAACGCCAACCAAGCTGCACGAAAAGTCACAAAGAGTCAAATCAGGAAAGGGAGGGCAATGGAGACGAAAAATGCTCAAAGACATCATTCCGAAGGGAGGAAAGGAATGATAGTACTGAGAGGGTAGTAAGGGATTGCTCGAGAGGAAGGCAGAGAACGAAGAAGAGAGAGGGCAGAAACAGAAAGAATGCTGAAACAAATGGACGAGAAGAGGTGGAGAAGGCTGGGGAAGAGACAGAAGAAAACCTGAAGCTGAGAAGCATGATAAGACAGAACAAGCAACCAGAGGACATGGAGAAAGACCAAGACACCAGCAAATCCACAGTACAAAAAAGCCCGAGTCAtcataaacatctaaaaaaagaCGACAAGCTACAGCAAAGAAAGAGTAAAGAACTACAAAGTAAttcaaagagaaagaaacagggTAAAGAAACGGATATATGGGTAGATGACATAGTAATACAAAAAGAGGATCAGAATGAATGTGAGGATGAGCTGACCATGCCACATGCACCAGATCAAAATAACCAATGGACCATACCCAGCTTTGCACGCATATTAACTCATGAAGAGGTCCTGCAGGATTTGTATGGGTAA